Within Streptomyces sp. SS1-1, the genomic segment GCGGGGCGAGCGGCGCGGTCCGCAGCCGGGCGTGCAGCGTGGCCAGCCGCCAGATCGTGCGCGGGGTGAGCGGGCCGTCCAGGACGGCGATCAGGTCCAGGTCGCTGCGGCCCTCCTGGTAGTCGCCGCCGGCGAGCGAGCCGTGCGCCCAGACGGCGACGGGCCGCAGCGGTCGCAGGGCGGTGAGGAAGCGGTCGAGCAGGGCGTCGGTCGGCATCCCGTCAGTCTGGCCGCGGGCGCCCGGGGCGTACAGCCCGCTCACGGCAGGCCGTAGACCCGGCGGGCGTTCCCCGACGACACCATCTCCGCGACGCGCTGGGCGTCCGCCGGTGACCAGGCGCCCTCGGCGACCCAGGTGCCGAGCACCCTGGCGAGGGACTCGCGGAACAGCTGTGCGCCCACGACGTGCAGTTCGGGCAGGCCCTGGGCGCCGCTGGAGAAGAGGATCTTGCCGAAGGGGGCCAGCTCCAGGATCTCGGCGAGGATCGTGGCCGCGCGGGCGCCGGTGCGCACCAGGGCGGCGCCGGAGTCGGCGTAGACGTGTGGGAAGACGCCGGCGAGATGGGCGGCGTGCCGGTGGTACGGGTAGCCGTGCAGCAGGACCAGGTCGGTGCCGAGACCGGCGGTGGCGCGGACGAAGTCGGTGAGCAGGACCGGGTCGGTGCGGTCGATGCGCAGGCCCGGCTGGCCGAGCCCGGCGTGCAGCTGGAGCGGCAGCCCGGACGCGACCGCGATCCACAGCAGGTGCCGCAGCAGGACCGGGTCGGTCAGCTCACCGCCGACGTCACGGTCCGCGAGCCAGCGCCCGGCCGCGCCCCGCACCTCCCCCGGCCCCGGCGGCTCGGGCGCCAGCGCCAGGCCGTGCCGTACGCCGGCGACCGAGGTGAAGGCGACGGCGTGCGCGGCCGCGCCGTGCACGGACTCGGCGAGGTTGGCGAGGAAGGACTCGACGGTGCCGGAGGTGTCGGCGACCTGTTCGGCGAGGAGTTCGAGGCGGACGATCTCATGGGCCTCGGCGGAGGCGGCGGAGGCCATCTCGGGAGGGCCGGTCAGGTCACCGGGCAGGCCCGTGTCGACCAGATAGGTCGTGATGCCGCTGCCCCGCAGCAGCCGCCGTCCGGCCTCCCAGACGCCGAGCTCCCGGCGCCGGGCCAGATACCGGGCGGGCGGGCAGTGCGGCTCCAGACCGAGCAGGGGCGGGCACCAGCGCCGTACGGCGAAGCCGGTCTGGGTGTCGAAGAGGGTGGTGCCGGGTGCGGGGGGTCCCTCGGTGCGGGCCAGCTGGGCCTCGAAGGTGCCGAGGCCCAGCTCCGCTCTCAGTACGCCGTGGCAGTACTGGTCCACGAGGGACGGCGTGTCGATCATCCGGGCTCCCCGTGGGTGGACGCTGGCGTGCTCTACACGTCCTAACGGGTGAACCGGTGCCGAGGTGTTGGGGTGGAGCGGGCGGGCTCTGGGCCGCCGGAGCGGGTGGGCTCAGCCGCCGATCTGGATGCCGGCCATCCGCTTCCACTCGTAGGGGCCCGTGGTCACCTTCGCCGCGAGCTCGCCGTCGAAGGACTCGTGGCGGGTGATGCCAGCCTTCTCGACGGCCTTCTCGGCGGTCGCGAACGTGGGGGCCACCAGGTCGCCCCAGCCGCCGTCCTCGCCCACGAGGACGATGCGGGCGCCGCGCTCGCCGATGTACGCGATCTGGGCCTCGGCACCGCCGTGGGACTTCGCGAAGGCGTTGATCCGGTGCGCGAGGCGGGTCACCTTGCGCTCGTCGACCTGCTGCGTGTCGTCTGCCATGGCCAGGATGCTACCGACCAGTAGATCGCTTGGCGACGGGAGGGGTGCGTGACCCGCGCCTCAGCGTGTCAGCGGCGGAGATCCCGCCGTGTCAGCGCAGGAAGGGGTCGACCGCGACGGCCACGAAGAGCAGCGAGACATAGGTGATGGACCAGTGGAACAGGCGCATCTCCTTGAGCTTCGCGCCGGTCACCTCGGCCTTCGCGCGGTTCTGCAGCGCGTGCGCCTCCCACAGCCACCAGCCGCCCGCGGCGAGCGCGACCGCGGTGTAGAACCAGCCCGTGTAGCCGAGCGGCGTCAGCAGCAGCGAGACCGCGACCATCACCCAGCTGTAGAGGACGATCTGCCTGGCGACGACCTTGTTGGAGGCGATGACGGGGAGCATCGGCACGCCCACGCGCGCGTAGTCCTCCTTCACCTTCATGGACAGCGGCCAGTAGTGCGGTGGCGTCCAGAAGAAGATGACCAGGAAGAGGATCAGCGGCGCCCAGGACAGCGAGTTCGTGACGGCGGACCAGCCGATCAGCACCGGCATGCAGCCAGCGATGCCGCCCCACACGATGTTCTGCGAGGTACGGCGCTTGAGCAGCATCGTGTAGACGACGACGTAGAAGAGCAGCGCTCCGAGTGACAGCCAGGCCGACAGCCAGTTGACGGTGAGGCCGAACAGCAGCGTCGAGACGACCGCCAGGGTGATGCCGAAGGCGAGGCACTCGCGCGGGCTGACCATCCCGGTGACCAGGGGGCGCTGGGAGGTGCGGTCCATCAGGGCGTCGATGTCGCGGTCGATGTACATGTTGAGCGCGTTTGCGCCGCCCGCGCTGAGGTAACCGCCCACACAGGTGAGGAGCACCAGACCGAGGTCGGGCACGCCGCGCTCGGCCAGGAACATCACCGGAACGGTGGTGATGAGCAGCAGCTCGATGATCCGCGGCTTGGTCAGCGCCACGAAAGCCGCGACCCGGGCCCCGATCGGCCGTCGGCTCGGGCTCTGGCTCGTCCCGACAATCCCCGCTGGACGGGATTCAACGGCCGTCACGCACACCCCTGACAGAGACATCCCAGCAAGCCCGACCCGTGTGAAGTCCCGGTAAAGGCTCGCGCGTACCACGCCACTGTAGACGTTGCCCAGACCCGGACCACCGCGGGGGTCCGGTCGTGTTGGAGGTGTGGTCCGAAGGGCGCGCGCGGGCTCGATTGAGCGCTCGGATGACCGGGTGCGTATTCATGTGCCGAGCCCCGGAACGACGCGGCCGACAGGCACATCCCGAAGAGTCCCGGCAGTCTGGGATGAGTCGAAAAAACGCACGTACTTCCGGGGGTAGGCTCGACAACGGCCGGCCGACGCCGAGTACGCCGGCAGCCGGTGGGCGCGTGCCCGTGACGCCGGCAACCGACATGTGGAGAGGAGCCCTGACCCAGGGTGAGCACCAAGCCGACCACCACAGACCTCGAGTGGACCGAGCTGGACCAGCGGGCGGTGGACACCGCCCGCGTCCTGGCCGCAGACGCCGTACAGAAGGTCGGTAACGGCCATCCTGGTACGGCGATGAGCCTGGCTCCCGCCGCGTACACCCTCTTCCAGAAGGTGATGCGGCACGACCCTTCGGACGCCGACTGGGTCGGGCGGGACCGCTTCGTGCTGTCCGCCGGCCACTCGTCCCTGACCCTCTACACCCAGCTCTACCTGGCCGGTTTTGGTCTGGAGCTGGACGACCTCAAGGCGTTCCGGACGTGGGGTTCGAAGACCCCCGGCCACCCGGAGTACGGCCACACCACGGGTGTGGAGACGACGACCGGCCCGCTGGGCCAGGGTGTCGCCAACGCCGTCGGCATGGCCATGGCCGCCCGCTACGAGCGTGGTCTGTTCGACCCGGAGGCCGCCGCGGGCACCTCCCCGTTCGACCACTTCATCTACTGCATCGCCGGTGACGGCTGCCTCCAGGAGGGCATCTCCGCCGAGGCGTCCTCGATGGCCGGTCACCAGAAGCTGGGCAACCTGGTCCTGCTGTGGGACGACAACCACATCTCGATCGAGGGCGACACGGAGACGGCCGTCTCCGAGGACACGGTCAAGCGCTACGAGGCGTACGGCTGGCACGTGCAGCGCGTCGCCCCGAAGCCGGACGGCGACCTGGACCCGAACGCGATCTACGACGCGATCCAGGAGGCCAAGAAGGTCACCGACCGCCCGTCGTTCATCGCGATGCGCTCGATCATCGCCTGGCCGGCCCCGAACGCGCAGAACACCGAGGCCGCGCACGGCTCGGCGCTCGGTGACGACGAGGTCGCGGCCACCAAGCGGGTCCTCGGCTTCGACCCGGAGAAGACCTTCGAGGTCTCCGACGAGGTCCTCGCGCACACCCGGGGCGCCCTGGAGCGCGGGCGGGCGGCCCGTGCCGTGTGGGAGAAGTCGTTCCAGCAGTGGCGGGACAACAACCCCGAGCGCGCCGCCGAGTACGACCGCATCGCCAAGGGCGCGCTGCCCACCGGCTGGGAGGAGAAGATCCCGGTCTTCGAGCCCGGCAAGGGTGTGGCGACGCGTGCCGCGTCCGGCAAGGTGCTGCAGGCGCTCGGCGCGGTCATCCCGGAGCTGTGGGGCGGCTCGGCCGACCTCGCCGGCTCGAACAACACGACGATCGACAAGACGTCGTCGTTCCTGCCCGAGGGCAACCCGCTGCCGGAGGCCAGCCCGTACGGCCGCACGATCCACTTCGGCATCCGCGAGCACTCCATGGCCGCGGAGATGAACGGCATCGCGCTGCACGGCAACACCCGTATCTACGGCGGCACCTTCCTGGTGTTCTCCGACTACATGCGCAACGCGGTGCGGCTGTCGGCGCTCATGCACCTGCCGGTGACGTACGTGTGGACGCACGACTCCATCGGCCTCGGCGAGGACGGCCCGACCCACCAGCCGGTCGAGCACCTCGCGTCGCTGCGCGCCATCCCGGGCCTGAACGTGGTCCGCCCGGCCGACGCCAACGAGACGGCGATCGCCTGGCGCGAGGTCCTGCGCCGCTGGACCAAGGAGTACGGCAAGGGCGCCCCGCACGGCCTGGCGCTGACAAGGCAGGGCGTGCCGACGTACGAGGCCAACGAGGACACCGCGCGCGGTGGCTACGTGATGTTCGAGGCCGAGGGCGGCACGCCCGAGGTCGTGCTGATCGCGACCGGTTCCGAGGTGCATGTGGCGGTCGAGGCGCGCGAGCGGCTCCAGGCCGACGGGGTGCCGACGCGCGTGGTCTCCATGCCGTCCGTGGAGTGGTTCGAGGAGCAGGACCAGGGGTACCGGGACAGCGTCCTGCCGCCGTCCGTGAAGGCGCGTGTCGCGGTCGAGGCCGGCATCGGCCTGACCTGGCACAAGTACGTCGGGGACGCGGGCCGCATCGTGTCGCTGGAGCACTTCGGCGCTTCGGCCGACGGCAAGGTCCTTTTCCAGGAGTACGGCTTCACCGCCGAGAACGTGGCGGCCGTCGCGCGGGAATCCCTCGCCGCGGCCCGGCGCTGACGCTCACATACGCAACGTAGGAGTTTGATTTTCCATGACAGACGCACTGAAGCGCCTCTCCGAGGAGGGCGTCGCGATCTGGCTGGACGACCTGTCACGCCAGCGCATCACGTCCGGCAACCTGGCCGAGCTGATCGACCAGCAGCACGTCGTCGGCGTCACCACCAACCCGACGATCTTCCAGAAGGCCATCAGCGAGGGCCACGGCTACGACCAGCAGCTCTCCGACCTCGCGGCCCGCAAGGTGACGGTCGAAGAGGCCATCCGCATGATCACCACGGCGGACGTCCGGGACGCCGCCGACATCCTGCGCCCGGTCTTCGACGCCACGGACGGCCAGGACGGCCGCGTCTCCATCGAGGTCGACCCGCGGCTCGCGCACAACAAGCACGCGACCGTCGCCGAGGCCAAGCAGCTCGCCTGGCTGGTGGACCGTCCCAACACGCTCATCAAGATCCCGGCCACCCGCGCCGGCATCCCGGCGATCACCGAGGTCATCGGTCTCGGCATCAGCGTCAACGTCACGCTGATCTTCTCGCTGGAGCGCTACCGCGAGGTCATGGACGCCTACCTCGCGGGTCTGGAGAAGGCGAAGGCCAAGGGCCTGGACCTGTCGCAGATCCGTTCGGTGGCGTCGTTCTTCGTGTCCCGGGTGGACAGCGAGATCGACAAGCGCATCGACGCGCTCGGCACCGACGAGGCCAAGGCCCTGCGCGGCAAGGCCGCCATCGCCAACGCCCGGCTCGCCTACCAGGCGTACGAGGAGGTCTTCTCCTCCGACCGCTGGACCGCGCTGGAGAAGGCGGGCGCCCGCAAGCAGCGTCCGCTGTGGGCGTCGACCGGTGTGAAGGACAAGGCGTACAAGCCGACCCTCTACGTCGACGACCTGGTGGCGCCGAACACCGTCAACACGATGCCCGAGGCCACCCTGCACGCGGTGGAGGAGAAGGGCGAGATCACCGGCAACACGATCGCCGGCACCTACGAGCAGGCCCGCGCCGACCTCGACGCCATCGAGCGGCTCGGCATCTCGTACGACGAGGTCGTGCAGCTGCTGGAGGACGAGGGCGTCGAGAAGTTCGAGGCGTCCTGGAACGACCTGCTCAAGTCGACCGAGGCGGAGCTGGAGCGCCTCGCCCCCTCGGAGGGCTGATCCCTTGCCACCCTTCAACGTCACGGAAGCGAACCCGCTTCGTGACGCCGCCGACCGACGGCTCCCGCGTATCGCGGGGCCGTCGGGCCTGGTGATCTTCGGCGTTACGGGCGATTTGTCACGTAAAAAGCTGATGCCCGCTGTGTACGACCTCGCGAACCGGGGACTTCTGCCGCCGGGCTTCTCGCTGGTCGGCTTCGCCCGCCGCGAGTGGGCGAACGAGGACTTCGCCCAGGAGGTCCACGACGCGGTCAAGGCCCATGCCCGCACCCCCTTCCGCGAGGAGGTCTGGCAGCAGCTCATCCAGGGGATGCGCTTCGTCCAGGGCACCTTCGACGACGACGACGCCTTCGAGCGGCTGCGCGGCACCATCGAGGAGCTGGACAAGGCCCAGGGCACGGGCGGCAACTTCGCCTTCTATCTCTCGGTGCCGCCGCGTTCCTTCCCGGTGGTCATCCAGCAGCTGAAGAAGCACGGGCTCGCCGACCAGACGGGCGGCTCCTGGCGCCGCGCGGTCATCGAGAAGCCCTTCGGGCACGACCTGGCCTCCGCCGAGGAGCTCAACAAGGTCGTGCACGAGGTCTTCGCCCCCGACCAGGTCTTCCGTATCGACCACTACCTGGGCAAGGAGACCGTCCAGAACATCCTGGCGCTCCGGTTCGCCAACACGATGTTCGAGCCGATCTGGAACCGGTCCTTCGTGGACCACGTGCAGATCACCATGGCCGAGGACATCGGCATCGGCGGCCGGGCCGGCTACTACGACGGCATCGGCGCCGCCCGTGACGTCATCCAGAACCACCTGCTGCAGCTGATGGCGCTCACCGCCATGGAGGAGCCCGCCTCCTTCGACGCGGACGCGCTCGCCGCCGAGAAGACCAAGGTGCT encodes:
- the zwf gene encoding glucose-6-phosphate dehydrogenase, which gives rise to MPPFNVTEANPLRDAADRRLPRIAGPSGLVIFGVTGDLSRKKLMPAVYDLANRGLLPPGFSLVGFARREWANEDFAQEVHDAVKAHARTPFREEVWQQLIQGMRFVQGTFDDDDAFERLRGTIEELDKAQGTGGNFAFYLSVPPRSFPVVIQQLKKHGLADQTGGSWRRAVIEKPFGHDLASAEELNKVVHEVFAPDQVFRIDHYLGKETVQNILALRFANTMFEPIWNRSFVDHVQITMAEDIGIGGRAGYYDGIGAARDVIQNHLLQLMALTAMEEPASFDADALAAEKTKVLGAVRLPKDLGRDTVFAQYAEGWQGGEKAVGYLQEEGIDPHSKTDTYAAVKLSVDNRRWAGVPFYLRTGKRLGRRVTEIAVVFQRAPHSPFDTTATEELGQNAIVIRVQPDEGVTVRFGSKVPGTSMEIRDVSMDFAYGESFTESSPEAYERLILDVLLGDSNLFPRTEEVELSWKILDPIEEYWDRHGRPAQYPAGTWGPVEADEMLAREGRSWRRP
- the tal gene encoding transaldolase encodes the protein MTDALKRLSEEGVAIWLDDLSRQRITSGNLAELIDQQHVVGVTTNPTIFQKAISEGHGYDQQLSDLAARKVTVEEAIRMITTADVRDAADILRPVFDATDGQDGRVSIEVDPRLAHNKHATVAEAKQLAWLVDRPNTLIKIPATRAGIPAITEVIGLGISVNVTLIFSLERYREVMDAYLAGLEKAKAKGLDLSQIRSVASFFVSRVDSEIDKRIDALGTDEAKALRGKAAIANARLAYQAYEEVFSSDRWTALEKAGARKQRPLWASTGVKDKAYKPTLYVDDLVAPNTVNTMPEATLHAVEEKGEITGNTIAGTYEQARADLDAIERLGISYDEVVQLLEDEGVEKFEASWNDLLKSTEAELERLAPSEG
- the tkt gene encoding transketolase; this translates as MSTKPTTTDLEWTELDQRAVDTARVLAADAVQKVGNGHPGTAMSLAPAAYTLFQKVMRHDPSDADWVGRDRFVLSAGHSSLTLYTQLYLAGFGLELDDLKAFRTWGSKTPGHPEYGHTTGVETTTGPLGQGVANAVGMAMAARYERGLFDPEAAAGTSPFDHFIYCIAGDGCLQEGISAEASSMAGHQKLGNLVLLWDDNHISIEGDTETAVSEDTVKRYEAYGWHVQRVAPKPDGDLDPNAIYDAIQEAKKVTDRPSFIAMRSIIAWPAPNAQNTEAAHGSALGDDEVAATKRVLGFDPEKTFEVSDEVLAHTRGALERGRAARAVWEKSFQQWRDNNPERAAEYDRIAKGALPTGWEEKIPVFEPGKGVATRAASGKVLQALGAVIPELWGGSADLAGSNNTTIDKTSSFLPEGNPLPEASPYGRTIHFGIREHSMAAEMNGIALHGNTRIYGGTFLVFSDYMRNAVRLSALMHLPVTYVWTHDSIGLGEDGPTHQPVEHLASLRAIPGLNVVRPADANETAIAWREVLRRWTKEYGKGAPHGLALTRQGVPTYEANEDTARGGYVMFEAEGGTPEVVLIATGSEVHVAVEARERLQADGVPTRVVSMPSVEWFEEQDQGYRDSVLPPSVKARVAVEAGIGLTWHKYVGDAGRIVSLEHFGASADGKVLFQEYGFTAENVAAVARESLAAARR
- a CDS encoding amidohydrolase family protein; its protein translation is MIDTPSLVDQYCHGVLRAELGLGTFEAQLARTEGPPAPGTTLFDTQTGFAVRRWCPPLLGLEPHCPPARYLARRRELGVWEAGRRLLRGSGITTYLVDTGLPGDLTGPPEMASAASAEAHEIVRLELLAEQVADTSGTVESFLANLAESVHGAAAHAVAFTSVAGVRHGLALAPEPPGPGEVRGAAGRWLADRDVGGELTDPVLLRHLLWIAVASGLPLQLHAGLGQPGLRIDRTDPVLLTDFVRATAGLGTDLVLLHGYPYHRHAAHLAGVFPHVYADSGAALVRTGARAATILAEILELAPFGKILFSSGAQGLPELHVVGAQLFRESLARVLGTWVAEGAWSPADAQRVAEMVSSGNARRVYGLP
- a CDS encoding heme o synthase, whose product is MSLSGVCVTAVESRPAGIVGTSQSPSRRPIGARVAAFVALTKPRIIELLLITTVPVMFLAERGVPDLGLVLLTCVGGYLSAGGANALNMYIDRDIDALMDRTSQRPLVTGMVSPRECLAFGITLAVVSTLLFGLTVNWLSAWLSLGALLFYVVVYTMLLKRRTSQNIVWGGIAGCMPVLIGWSAVTNSLSWAPLILFLVIFFWTPPHYWPLSMKVKEDYARVGVPMLPVIASNKVVARQIVLYSWVMVAVSLLLTPLGYTGWFYTAVALAAGGWWLWEAHALQNRAKAEVTGAKLKEMRLFHWSITYVSLLFVAVAVDPFLR